From Gavia stellata isolate bGavSte3 chromosome 27, bGavSte3.hap2, whole genome shotgun sequence, one genomic window encodes:
- the PPIH gene encoding peptidyl-prolyl cis-trans isomerase H — MSVLAANPNNPVVFFDVTIGGQEVGRMKIELFADVVPKTAENFRQFCTGEFRKDGVPIGYKGSTFHRVIKDFMIQGGDFVNGDGTGVASIYRGPFADENFKLKHSAPGLLSMANSGPSTNGCQFFITCSKCDWLDGKHVVFGKIVDGLLVMRKIENVPTGPNNKPKLPVVISQCGEM, encoded by the exons ATGTCGGTGTTGGCGGCCAACCCCAACAACCCCGTGGTCTTCTTCGATGTCACCATCGGCGGGCAG GAGGTTGGCCGCATGAAGATCGAGCTGTTCGCTGATGTTGTCCCCAAAACGGCGGAGAACTTCAG gcaGTTTTGTACAGGTGAATTCAG GAAAGATGGTGTCCCTATAGGTTATAAAGGAAGCACTTTCCACAG GGTGATAAAGGATTTCATGATCCAAGGAGGTGACTTTGTAAAC GGAGACGGCACTGGAGTAGCCAGTATATATAGGGGTCCTTTTGCAGATGAAAACTTCAAGCTGAAACATTCTGCTCCTGGGCTGCTCTCTATG GCAAACAGTGGTCCAAGTACCAATGGCTGTCAGTTTTTTATTACGTGCTCCAAATGTGACTGGTTGGATGGAAAACACGTTGTGTTCG GTAAAATTGTCGATGGGCTGTTGGTCATGAGAAAAATTGAA AATGTGCCTACGGGTCCAAATAACAAGCCCAAGCTGCCGGTTGTGATATCTCAGTGTGGGGAAATGTAG